In one window of Acidobacteriota bacterium DNA:
- the fusA gene encoding elongation factor G → MATQSALERTRNIGIMAHIDAGKTTTTERILYYTGITYKLGEVHEGTATMDWMPQEQERGITITSAATTCLWKNFRINIIDTPGHVDFTAEVERSLRVLDGAIAVFDAVAGVEPQSEAVWRQADKYRVPRIAFMNKMDRLGADYFAAMESMTQKLGANPVPVQIPLGQEESFEGVIDLISRKAIRYEAETLGANFVEGDIPEEWREAAEHWREKMVETVVEVDEELLEKYVHGEPIDPGSLKRALRLGTCQGRFTPCLCGAAFKNKGVQPLLDGIVDFLPSPLEVPPPEGTDPVTGDPVTPRASQDDPFSALVFKIMGDPFVGKLAFVRVYSGCLQARSKVYNPVSGRAERVGRLLKMHANKREELKELGAGDIAAVVGLKTAATGDTICDPVRPVLLESMEFPAPVISVAIEPKTRPDQDRLGFALEKLVQEDPTFRTHTDPETGQTLISGMGELHLEIIVDRLLREFGVGANVGKPHVAYRESILGTAEGHGRYIRQTGGRGQYGDARVRVEPLEPGEAENGFLFEDLSVGGVIPREFVPAVKAGVREAMEGGVLAGCEMQNVKVTLLDGSYHDVDSSEIAFKIAGSLAFKQAARKAGLVLLEPVMKVEVVVPQEYMGDVIGDLNARRGRVAQLEPRGGSQVITAYVALETMFGYATGLRSLTQGRATYTMHFEQYEQVPRQVVEEQVARTHGRILTRSG, encoded by the coding sequence GTGGCAACTCAGTCTGCGCTCGAAAGGACGCGAAATATCGGCATCATGGCCCACATCGATGCCGGTAAGACGACCACGACCGAGCGGATTCTCTACTACACGGGAATCACCTACAAGCTGGGTGAAGTGCACGAAGGCACCGCCACCATGGACTGGATGCCCCAGGAACAGGAACGGGGCATTACCATCACCTCCGCCGCCACGACCTGCCTCTGGAAGAATTTCCGCATCAACATTATCGATACCCCGGGCCACGTAGACTTCACGGCTGAAGTCGAACGATCCCTGCGGGTTCTGGACGGCGCCATTGCCGTGTTCGACGCCGTCGCGGGCGTCGAGCCCCAGTCCGAGGCCGTCTGGCGCCAGGCGGACAAGTACCGGGTGCCGCGGATCGCCTTCATGAACAAGATGGACCGGCTGGGAGCCGATTATTTCGCGGCCATGGAGTCCATGACCCAAAAGCTGGGCGCAAATCCGGTCCCGGTCCAGATTCCGTTGGGACAGGAGGAGTCCTTCGAAGGCGTCATCGACCTGATCTCCCGCAAGGCCATCCGCTACGAAGCCGAGACCCTGGGCGCCAATTTCGTGGAGGGCGACATTCCGGAGGAATGGCGGGAGGCGGCGGAGCACTGGCGCGAGAAGATGGTGGAGACGGTCGTCGAGGTGGACGAGGAGCTGCTGGAAAAGTACGTGCACGGCGAGCCCATCGATCCCGGCTCCCTCAAGCGCGCGCTGCGATTGGGAACCTGTCAGGGCAGATTCACACCCTGCCTCTGCGGCGCCGCTTTCAAGAACAAGGGGGTGCAACCCTTGTTGGACGGCATCGTCGATTTCCTGCCCTCACCGTTGGAGGTGCCCCCACCCGAAGGAACCGACCCGGTCACGGGAGATCCGGTGACTCCCCGAGCCTCCCAGGACGACCCTTTTTCGGCCCTCGTATTCAAGATCATGGGCGACCCCTTCGTCGGCAAGTTGGCCTTCGTCCGCGTCTATTCCGGATGCCTGCAGGCCCGCTCGAAGGTCTACAACCCGGTTTCCGGGCGGGCGGAGCGGGTGGGACGGTTGCTCAAGATGCACGCCAACAAGAGGGAGGAGCTCAAGGAACTCGGCGCCGGGGACATTGCTGCCGTGGTCGGACTCAAGACGGCGGCGACGGGAGACACGATTTGCGATCCGGTCCGGCCCGTGTTGCTGGAATCCATGGAGTTTCCGGCGCCGGTGATCTCAGTGGCCATCGAGCCCAAGACGCGTCCCGACCAGGATCGGCTGGGATTCGCGCTGGAGAAGCTGGTTCAAGAGGACCCGACGTTTCGGACTCACACCGATCCGGAAACCGGACAGACCCTGATCTCGGGCATGGGAGAGCTGCACCTGGAGATCATCGTAGATCGCCTGCTGCGCGAGTTCGGCGTCGGCGCCAACGTGGGCAAGCCGCACGTGGCGTACCGGGAGAGCATTCTGGGGACAGCCGAAGGGCACGGGCGCTACATTCGCCAGACCGGAGGCCGGGGCCAATATGGGGACGCCAGGGTCCGGGTCGAGCCGCTGGAACCGGGCGAGGCCGAAAACGGGTTCCTGTTCGAGGACCTGAGCGTCGGCGGCGTGATCCCTCGAGAATTCGTTCCGGCGGTGAAGGCCGGTGTGCGGGAGGCCATGGAGGGCGGAGTCCTGGCCGGCTGCGAGATGCAGAACGTCAAGGTGACCCTTCTGGACGGCTCCTACCACGACGTGGACTCGTCGGAGATCGCGTTCAAGATCGCGGGCTCCCTCGCCTTCAAGCAGGCCGCGCGCAAGGCCGGGCTCGTCCTGCTGGAACCGGTCATGAAGGTGGAAGTGGTGGTGCCCCAGGAATACATGGGCGATGTCATCGGCGATCTCAACGCCCGCCGGGGCCGGGTCGCCCAGTTGGAACCGCGGGGAGGAAGCCAGGTGATCACGGCCTACGTGGCCTTGGAGACCATGTTCGGCTACGCCACCGGACTGCGGTCGCTCACCCAGGGGAGGGCGACCTACACCATGCATTTCGAGCAGTACGAGCAGGTCCCCAGACAAGTGGTGGAAGAGCAGGTGGCGCGTACCCACGGCCGGATTTTGACCCGGTCAGGTTGA
- the rpsG gene encoding 30S ribosomal protein S7: protein MSRRRDVPKRDVAPDPVFKSRLVSRFINQAMVRGKKSVSERNFYAAMNLIQDRTGEDPLRIFKKAVDRVKPMVETKSRRVGGSTYQVPIEVSTRRQTSLAIRWLVGYARARHEKTMRERLANELADAANDRGGAVRRKMDVHRMAEANRAFAHYRW from the coding sequence ATGTCTAGAAGAAGGGATGTTCCCAAGAGAGACGTGGCTCCCGATCCCGTATTCAAGAGCCGCCTGGTGAGCCGATTCATCAATCAGGCCATGGTGCGGGGAAAGAAGAGTGTTTCCGAGAGAAATTTTTACGCCGCCATGAACCTGATCCAGGACAGGACGGGAGAAGATCCATTGCGGATCTTCAAGAAGGCGGTGGACAGGGTCAAGCCCATGGTGGAGACCAAGTCCCGCCGCGTGGGCGGATCGACCTATCAGGTCCCCATCGAAGTCAGCACCCGGCGGCAGACCTCGCTCGCCATTCGCTGGCTGGTGGGCTATGCCCGGGCCCGTCACGAAAAGACCATGAGGGAGAGGCTGGCCAACGAGCTCGCAGACGCCGCGAATGACCGCGGCGGAGCCGTTCGCAGGAAGATGGACGTGCACCGGATGGCCGAGGCCAACCGTGCCTTCGCACACTACCGATGGTGA
- the rpsL gene encoding 30S ribosomal protein S12, translated as MPTFNQLVRKGRKPVRTKTKSPALQGCPQRRGVCVRVYTQTPKKPNSALRKVTRVRLTNGIEVTTYIPGEGHNLQEHSIVLIRGGRVKDLPGVRYHVIRGTLDTAGVDNRNNSRSKYGAKRPKG; from the coding sequence ATGCCGACGTTCAATCAGTTGGTGCGCAAGGGTCGCAAACCGGTGCGGACCAAGACCAAGAGCCCGGCGCTGCAGGGTTGCCCTCAAAGGCGCGGAGTCTGCGTGCGTGTGTACACGCAGACGCCGAAGAAACCCAACTCGGCGCTTCGAAAGGTGACCCGGGTACGGTTGACCAACGGGATCGAAGTGACCACTTATATTCCGGGTGAGGGACACAATCTGCAGGAGCACTCCATTGTGCTCATTCGTGGCGGCCGGGTTAAGGACCTGCCGGGCGTGCGATACCATGTGATCCGCGGGACCTTGGACACGGCCGGCGTAGACAACCGTAACAACAGCCGGTCCAAGTACGGCGCCAAGCGCCCCAAGGGTTAG
- a CDS encoding 3-deoxy-D-manno-octulosonic acid transferase, whose translation MIRGAGDGDAGTAPKRPGRDSSGPTAVPTPLIAAYALAYTLGLILWLPLRLLRYLRGHRPVPFRKRMMVPDCVSPLPSGRARLWVHAVSVGEVNSIRPLIDALNLKSSQLCISTTTETGQRLARQLFRDRARIFYFPLDWPWLCRKYLRRLDPAAVLVVETEIWPGFIVAARESGVPVVLVNGRISDRSFARYRRFRRPLRPFLRQLDRLCMQSVQDRDRIVELGSVASRTGSVGNLKYDYSLGPDAGPAALTRRIRSLFGADPIWICGSTREGEEEQLLDAFQETRREFPDLRMVLAPRHPRRSDEISGLLRQRGVVHLKRSGLNGFQDAGPPVRPDVLVLDTIGELAHLYELAQVVFVGGSLVAWGGHNIIEAAHFGKAILVGPHMHNFREMARNFLEGGAALQVRNSRELARRLRELLESEAARRGLGENARRILRENRGAVARTARIVDEYLTPVAGS comes from the coding sequence ATGATCCGTGGAGCCGGCGACGGAGACGCCGGAACGGCTCCGAAGCGTCCCGGCCGGGACTCGAGCGGCCCCACGGCCGTTCCGACGCCGCTGATCGCCGCCTATGCGCTGGCCTATACGCTCGGCCTGATCCTGTGGCTCCCTTTGCGCCTCCTTCGTTATCTCCGGGGCCATCGTCCCGTTCCCTTCAGGAAAAGGATGATGGTTCCCGATTGCGTCTCGCCGCTCCCTTCCGGCCGGGCCCGGCTCTGGGTCCACGCCGTCTCGGTGGGAGAGGTCAACTCGATTCGCCCCCTGATAGATGCGCTGAACCTGAAATCGTCTCAACTGTGCATTTCCACAACGACCGAGACGGGGCAGCGTCTGGCCCGCCAGCTTTTCCGGGACCGGGCCCGGATCTTCTATTTTCCCCTGGACTGGCCCTGGCTCTGCAGGAAGTATCTCAGGAGGCTGGATCCGGCGGCCGTACTGGTGGTCGAAACTGAGATCTGGCCCGGGTTCATCGTCGCCGCCCGGGAGTCGGGCGTACCCGTGGTCCTGGTCAACGGCAGGATCTCCGACCGGTCGTTCGCTCGCTACCGGCGCTTCCGGCGCCCGCTGCGGCCCTTTCTCCGGCAGTTGGATCGTCTCTGCATGCAGTCGGTCCAAGACCGGGACCGGATCGTCGAACTGGGATCCGTTGCTTCCAGAACCGGCTCCGTCGGAAATCTGAAATACGATTACAGCCTGGGCCCGGACGCCGGACCGGCGGCATTGACGCGGCGGATTCGAAGCCTGTTCGGAGCGGACCCCATCTGGATCTGCGGCAGCACCCGCGAAGGAGAGGAGGAGCAGCTTCTGGACGCCTTCCAGGAGACCCGGCGGGAATTCCCCGATCTCCGCATGGTTCTGGCTCCCCGGCACCCGCGGAGATCGGACGAGATCTCCGGCCTGCTTCGGCAGCGGGGCGTCGTCCACCTGAAACGCAGCGGTCTCAACGGTTTCCAGGATGCGGGCCCGCCCGTCCGGCCCGATGTGCTGGTCCTGGACACCATCGGCGAGTTGGCCCATCTCTACGAACTGGCCCAGGTGGTTTTCGTGGGGGGCAGCCTGGTGGCGTGGGGGGGACACAACATCATCGAGGCGGCGCACTTCGGCAAGGCGATACTGGTGGGGCCTCACATGCATAATTTCCGGGAAATGGCTCGCAATTTCCTGGAAGGGGGCGCTGCGCTGCAGGTCCGAAACTCGCGGGAATTGGCCCGGCGGCTGAGGGAACTCCTGGAAAGTGAGGCGGCTCGCCGGGGGCTGGGCGAAAACGCCCGGCGGATCCTTCGCGAGAATCGAGGCGCCGTGGCCCGAACGGCCCGCATCGTGGACGAGTACCTGACTCCGGTCGCCGGATCCTGA
- the lpxK gene encoding tetraacyldisaccharide 4'-kinase — MWVLLSQLYSLVMRLRALLYRRGLISRNRLRNPVISVGNLTVGGTGKTPFVAYLAGVLQKAGYQPVVLSRGYRGRAEHSTLVVSDGRKVLCDPASSGDEPFLLAGQLPGVRVAVGKNRHRSGTLVEKDAVGRVIHILDDGFQHLKLKRNLDILLVDATDPFGGGQLLPAGRLREPLAAMGRADLVVITRSHLMGEMDDLEAVIRRHNKLTPISYFYHDAVGVFDLKSRTQFRTRDFVGRRVIALAAIGNPGIFVQDLEHYQMDVRRQLLFPDHHPYSQSDLDQALENLDEHGAEALMTTEKDAVRLQGLEFGAGQIYVLKIEALPEDPAEYRKFLLDEVAGLPNPH, encoded by the coding sequence ATGTGGGTTCTTCTCTCCCAACTCTACTCCCTGGTCATGCGGCTCAGAGCGTTGCTCTACCGGCGCGGCCTCATTTCGCGAAACCGCCTCCGCAACCCGGTCATCAGTGTCGGGAACCTGACCGTGGGCGGGACCGGAAAGACCCCCTTCGTGGCCTATCTGGCCGGCGTTCTCCAGAAGGCGGGCTATCAGCCGGTCGTCCTGAGCCGCGGCTACCGGGGCAGGGCCGAGCACTCGACCCTGGTGGTCAGCGACGGCAGGAAGGTGCTGTGCGACCCGGCCAGCAGCGGGGACGAGCCCTTTCTGCTGGCCGGTCAGCTTCCCGGAGTCCGGGTCGCCGTCGGAAAGAATCGGCACCGTTCAGGAACGCTGGTGGAAAAGGACGCGGTCGGCAGGGTCATCCACATTCTGGACGACGGTTTCCAGCACCTGAAGCTCAAGCGCAACCTGGACATTCTGCTGGTGGATGCCACCGATCCCTTCGGCGGCGGTCAACTCCTGCCTGCGGGGAGGCTCCGGGAGCCCCTGGCCGCCATGGGACGCGCCGATCTGGTGGTCATCACGCGGTCCCACCTGATGGGGGAGATGGACGATCTGGAAGCGGTCATCCGGAGACACAACAAGCTGACTCCCATTTCCTACTTCTATCACGATGCCGTCGGCGTCTTCGATCTCAAGAGCCGGACGCAATTCCGGACCCGGGATTTCGTGGGAAGGCGGGTCATCGCCCTGGCGGCCATCGGAAATCCCGGAATCTTCGTCCAGGACCTGGAGCACTACCAGATGGACGTGCGGCGCCAGCTCCTGTTCCCCGACCATCATCCGTACAGCCAGAGCGATCTGGACCAGGCCCTGGAAAATCTGGACGAACACGGAGCCGAGGCGTTGATGACGACGGAGAAGGACGCGGTCCGCCTCCAGGGCCTGGAATTCGGCGCTGGACAGATCTACGTGTTGAAGATCGAAGCGTTGCCCGAAGACCCGGCGGAGTACCGCAAGTTTCTCTTGGATGAGGTGGCGGGCCTTCCCAATCCGCACTGA
- the waaF gene encoding lipopolysaccharide heptosyltransferase II, which translates to MKQVLVRCTNWIGDAVMSLAALRELRRLQPQARLTLLAREWVAPIFEGQGVADQVVTLENRSLGVRGVFRVGRRLRGFDTAVLFQNAFEAALLALTARIPNRIGYTTDGRRLLLTQGVRPRIKDLGRHQTYYYLDLLFQAGVSSIDYLEDSSFRPDIHLTPSRAQLESADSLLGEAGVESGRPLVGLNPGAAFGSAKRWFPERYAEVADRLIEEAGAEVVLLGSSSETPIAVRVREQMKQTPRFLVGRTSLSALIGVLARCRLFLGNDSGPMHLSAALGVPLVAVFGSTDEVATGPLSPQATVIHKHVECSPCLLRECPIDLRCFDRIHSGEVYRAARRLLTRNQAPGRP; encoded by the coding sequence ATGAAGCAGGTCCTGGTTCGCTGCACCAACTGGATCGGAGACGCCGTCATGTCGCTGGCGGCCCTGAGGGAGCTGCGCCGGCTGCAGCCCCAGGCCCGGCTGACTCTCCTGGCCCGGGAATGGGTGGCCCCGATCTTCGAAGGGCAAGGGGTCGCGGATCAGGTGGTCACGCTCGAGAACCGGTCCCTGGGGGTACGGGGAGTATTCCGTGTGGGACGGCGGCTCCGTGGATTCGATACGGCGGTTCTCTTCCAGAACGCGTTCGAGGCGGCGCTGCTGGCGCTGACGGCGCGCATTCCGAACCGGATCGGCTACACCACCGACGGACGGCGGCTCCTGCTGACTCAAGGCGTGCGCCCCCGAATCAAGGACCTTGGCCGTCACCAGACCTACTACTATCTGGACCTGCTGTTCCAGGCGGGCGTCTCTTCCATCGACTACCTGGAAGACTCTTCGTTCCGGCCCGACATCCATCTCACGCCCTCCCGGGCGCAACTGGAGTCGGCCGACTCCCTGCTCGGCGAGGCGGGCGTCGAGAGCGGCAGGCCCTTGGTGGGCCTGAATCCGGGAGCCGCCTTCGGTTCCGCCAAGCGATGGTTTCCGGAGCGCTACGCGGAAGTGGCCGATCGCCTGATCGAGGAGGCGGGCGCCGAGGTCGTGCTCCTGGGCTCCAGTTCGGAGACGCCGATTGCGGTCCGGGTCCGGGAGCAGATGAAACAGACTCCCCGATTCCTGGTGGGACGGACCTCGCTCTCCGCCCTCATCGGCGTGTTGGCCCGGTGCCGGTTGTTTCTGGGAAACGATTCGGGTCCCATGCACCTGTCGGCGGCGCTGGGAGTGCCGCTGGTGGCGGTATTCGGATCCACCGACGAAGTGGCCACGGGACCCTTGAGCCCCCAGGCGACCGTCATCCACAAGCACGTGGAGTGCAGCCCCTGCCTGCTCCGGGAGTGTCCCATCGACCTGCGCTGTTTCGATCGCATTCACTCCGGGGAGGTCTACCGGGCGGCCCGAAGGCTGTTGACCCGAAATCAGGCTCCGGGACGCCCGTGA
- a CDS encoding glycosyltransferase family 9 protein codes for MLRNISSVASGSTRPASSTLLNRPEKILIVRLGALGDIVHALPAQQQIHRRFPDCEIHWLVEPHYRALLKTVPGIHRIWTADTKRWRRRPRTAWDLVHLIRALRRERFDLALDFQGLIKSAFLARLSGAGRRMGFCRERCREPAAAGFYTDTVPTSGIGHVIDLNLELAGSLGCAGESTARVPFRIPAEAKRYVDSRLQAVGNVRPVLLNPGAGWPTKLWPARRFARLGAEIRRRLDLPVLITYGPGEEELVREIRDCSRPGSVVTFPTTILELAALCRRACLMVAGDTGPLHLAVAVGTPAVAVMGPSIARRNGPFHPEDRIVKRYLYCSDCNKRSCGEFICMNISVEQVFRAVRRRLSAAVEGPASP; via the coding sequence ATGCTCCGAAACATCTCTTCCGTTGCTTCCGGCAGCACCCGCCCCGCGTCCTCTACCTTGCTGAACCGCCCGGAAAAGATCCTGATCGTCCGGTTGGGCGCGCTGGGCGACATCGTTCACGCCCTGCCGGCCCAACAGCAGATCCACCGCCGCTTCCCCGATTGTGAGATTCACTGGCTGGTCGAGCCCCACTACCGCGCCCTGCTGAAGACAGTTCCCGGAATCCATCGAATCTGGACCGCCGACACCAAGCGTTGGCGGCGCCGGCCCCGGACGGCGTGGGATCTGGTCCACCTGATCCGGGCCTTGCGGCGGGAGCGCTTCGACCTGGCGCTGGACTTTCAGGGCCTGATCAAGTCGGCATTCCTGGCCCGTCTTTCCGGCGCCGGGAGGCGGATGGGATTCTGCCGGGAACGATGCCGCGAGCCGGCGGCGGCCGGTTTCTATACCGACACCGTCCCGACCAGCGGAATCGGCCACGTCATCGATCTGAACCTGGAGCTGGCAGGGTCGTTGGGCTGCGCCGGAGAGTCCACGGCCCGGGTGCCTTTTCGGATCCCCGCCGAGGCGAAGCGTTATGTCGACTCCCGGTTGCAGGCGGTCGGCAACGTCCGTCCGGTCCTGTTGAATCCGGGCGCCGGATGGCCCACCAAGCTCTGGCCCGCCCGCAGGTTCGCCCGTCTGGGCGCGGAGATCCGGCGGCGCCTGGATCTTCCCGTGCTCATCACCTACGGTCCGGGAGAGGAGGAACTGGTCCGTGAGATCCGGGACTGCTCCCGGCCCGGGTCCGTGGTCACCTTTCCCACCACGATCCTGGAACTGGCGGCGCTCTGCCGGCGCGCCTGCCTGATGGTGGCGGGGGACACGGGTCCCCTGCATCTGGCGGTGGCGGTGGGAACCCCGGCGGTGGCGGTGATGGGTCCCTCCATCGCCCGGCGCAACGGACCCTTTCACCCGGAAGACCGGATCGTCAAGCGTTACCTCTACTGCTCGGACTGCAACAAGCGGAGCTGCGGGGAGTTCATCTGCATGAACATTTCCGTGGAACAGGTCTTCCGGGCCGTGCGCCGGCGGTTGTCGGCGGCCGTGGAAGGACCGGCATCCCCATGA
- a CDS encoding isoprenylcysteine carboxylmethyltransferase family protein — MTVVQRIRVPAGLAFGFLLFVFAQPRHDLFWLGMPVAALGAGIRLWASGYLDKWRGVARTGPYRLTRNPLYLGSFLAGLGFTVAAAELWLLLVYLVLFPGIYWPVILREEREMLSHYGDDYAGYAAGVPRFCPVRFPGPIAAGAGAIARFQWKLFLRNREYRFLISVVLAAIFFFWKMG; from the coding sequence ATGACCGTGGTTCAGAGAATCCGGGTCCCCGCGGGTCTCGCCTTCGGGTTCCTGCTTTTCGTGTTCGCCCAGCCGCGTCATGACCTGTTCTGGCTCGGAATGCCGGTGGCGGCGCTGGGAGCCGGCATCCGCCTTTGGGCCTCGGGATACCTGGACAAGTGGCGCGGGGTGGCGCGGACGGGACCCTACCGCCTGACCCGGAATCCTCTCTACCTGGGGTCCTTTCTGGCCGGGCTCGGTTTCACCGTGGCGGCGGCGGAGCTTTGGCTGCTCCTGGTCTATCTCGTCCTGTTCCCGGGCATTTATTGGCCGGTGATACTTCGTGAAGAGCGGGAAATGCTCAGCCACTATGGGGACGACTACGCCGGGTATGCCGCCGGCGTGCCCCGATTCTGTCCGGTTCGGTTCCCGGGCCCCATCGCCGCCGGAGCCGGCGCGATCGCTCGTTTCCAGTGGAAGCTCTTCCTCCGGAACCGGGAATACCGTTTTCTCATCTCGGTGGTCCTGGCAGCGATCTTTTTCTTCTGGAAAATGGGATGA